A stretch of Planococcus citri chromosome 5, ihPlaCitr1.1, whole genome shotgun sequence DNA encodes these proteins:
- the LOC135849533 gene encoding uncharacterized protein LOC135849533 isoform X4 — protein sequence MELELNQEREMARISNVYDPERAVPILKENSAIAIAFQVLRDEVNKYRTKNELENFNPKKLHTSLREKFPDLPTSIYDTIEEYVKKLELSVENWLNEHYKAIFFFHYGCQNYILYDFNDFVSDSAGGIDYIKTAERMMHCDKLSKAKKFKVACMYCFEDDVRRIWSSVWKKMGWDKIDYFKCPQLYYWFCCLSDRLDKIPNYENVSIDVVMFDACIYRKEASWQYFWNRLSPTEKLIKAVEFSCLSGLSFVELLLPKLNDQQLEEFFNHTRYALIFFLMQDKRITPSCRDRNEKCFLRAWEYVKKVLNEDAFGELIVKLLKLEGKYYRSYRFKDWQNNEHEMNRLKEWICRFRLVWSSSPQNFRTSVTKNILPNLRLYELNHDYTYQPSTYKRSDEGPINSSEFLFTILSDASLKERNSFWSNCWHDLIQGTDFDDLQRIMEMCFENNDAIVEYKENVIAGSEIVRQIGGSLLTYVHFEELNKLVNFCFPKDEDSAKHYKQQLLQTKFLGETSVFRYRFFKHAKQFDKFISDAYGNADLATDFKNQLMSSPATELMLPQEAFKSQHFQFEQFIEFMEAFVSTEEMMQRIKTRIVDHLREARRANDPLNAYLYSGSPADRVEGWCLGTA from the coding sequence ATGGAACTTGAGCTGAATCAAGAACGAGAAATGGCCAGAATATCAAACGTGTACGATCCTGAACGGGCTGTTCCAattctgaaagaaaattcaGCCATCGCCATTGCCTTCCAAGTATTGCGCGACGAAGTGAACAAATATCGTACGAAGAACGAATTGGAGAACTTTAATCCGAAAAAACTACACACCTCATTGCGAGAAAAATTTCCAGATTTGCCAACCTCCATTTATGATACGATCGAGGAATATGTCAAAAAACTTGAGCTTTCAGTGGAAAATTGGCTAAATGAGCATtacaaagcaatatttttttttcattacggatgtcaaaattatattttgtacgACTTCAATGATTTTGTCAGCGATTCTGCCGGTGGCATTGATTACATCAAGACTGCAGAACGTATGATGCATTGTGACAAGTTGAGCAAAGCTAAGAAATTCAAGGTCGCTTGTATGTACTGCTTTGAGGACGATGTTCGACGAATTTGGTCATCAGTATGGAAAAAGATGGGTTGGGATAAAATAGATTATTTCAAATGCCCTCAATTGTACTATTGGTTTTGCTGTCTCAGCGATCGGTTGGATAAGATACCGAACTACGAGAATGTATCTATCGATGTAGTGATGTTTGATGCGTGCATCTATCGCAAAGAGGCATCCTGGCAATATTTCTGGAATCGGTTATCTCCTACTGAAAAACTAATCAAAGCCGTGGAATTTTCTTGTCTAAGTGGATTATCTTTTGTAGAGCtgcttttaccaaaattgaacgaCCAGCagcttgaagaattttttaatcacacaAGATAcgcgttgatattttttttgatgcaAGATAAGCGTATTACGCCTAGTTGTCGTGATCGCAATGAGAAATGTTTTCTTCGAGCTTGGGAGTACGTGAAAAAGGTATTGAACGAAGATGCATTTGGAGAATTAAttgtaaaattgttgaaactCGAAGGTAAATATTACAGATCCTATAGGTTTAAGGATTGGCAAAACAATGAGCATGAAATGAATAGGTTGAAGGAATGGATATGTCGATTTCGTTTAGTATGGAGTAGTTCTCCACAGAATTTCAGAACATCAGTGACGAAAAACATTTTACCCAACTTGAGATTGTATGAATTAAATCACGATTACACTTATCAACCCAGCACGTACAAACGTAGCGATGAAGGTCCTATTAATTCTTCCGAATTCCTCTTTACCATTCTTTCAGACGCTTCTTTGAAAGAGAGAAATTCATTTTGGTCCAACTGCTGGCATGACTTAATTCAAGGCACTGATTTCGACGATTTGCAAAGAATAATGGAGATGTGCTTCGAAAATAATGATGCGATTGTCGAATATAAAGAGAACGTGATTGCCGGAAGCGAAATTGTACGACAAATCGGTGGTTCATTGCTCACTTATGTGCACTTCGAAGAACTAAACAAGcttgtgaatttttgttttccgAAAGATGAAGATTCAGCAAAGCATTACAAACAGCAATTGCTGCAAACAAAGTTTCTCGgcgaaacttctgtttttcgaTACAGGTTTTTCAAACATGCCAAACAATTTGATAAGTTCATCAGCGACGCTTATGGCAACGCTGATCTTGctactgattttaaaaatcaactaatGTCGTCTCCGGCGACCGAACTCATGCTTCCTCAGGAGGCCTTCAAATCGCAGCATTTTCAGTTTGAgcaatttattgaatttatggAAGCATTTGTGTCGACGGAAGAAATGATGCAGCGGATAAAAACACGTATAGTCGATCATTTGAGAGAAGCTAGACGTGCTAATGATCCGTTGAATGCATATTTGTATTCAGGATCTCCAGCTGATCGAGTAGAGGGGTGGTGTTTGGGAACTGCGTGA